In Victivallis lenta, the following proteins share a genomic window:
- the xerD gene encoding site-specific tyrosine recombinase XerD translates to MFERDFTDFLRYLTIERGLSRNTADAYRRDLEDYAAWLTARSIDSFREVKRETIVNYLNFGHSERAMEPATLARRLVAIKMLYRHLEEEGLIKENPAAVLESPKLWRVLPDFLTVSEVNAFLNAWPEKGTALELRNRTMLELLYASGLRVSELTNLPLAAPDFDNHLVRVTGKGEKTRMVPVGEAALELLQRYLAEARPVLAAKNPASPFVFLSRNGRQLDRERVWAVVKEAAARAGIKKNIHPHTLRHSFASHLLANGADLRVIQEMLGHADIATTEIYTHVDAARLRETHRKFHPRG, encoded by the coding sequence ATGTTCGAACGGGATTTCACCGATTTTCTCCGCTACCTCACCATTGAACGCGGTCTTTCGCGCAATACGGCCGACGCCTATCGGCGCGATCTGGAAGACTACGCCGCCTGGCTTACCGCCCGCAGCATCGACTCCTTCCGGGAAGTCAAACGCGAAACGATTGTCAACTACCTGAACTTCGGGCACTCCGAGCGCGCCATGGAGCCGGCGACGCTGGCCCGCCGTCTCGTGGCGATCAAAATGCTCTACCGCCATCTCGAAGAGGAGGGGCTGATCAAAGAGAATCCGGCTGCAGTGCTGGAATCGCCGAAACTCTGGCGCGTCCTGCCGGACTTTCTGACCGTCTCCGAAGTCAACGCATTCCTGAACGCATGGCCCGAAAAGGGTACGGCGCTCGAGCTGCGCAACCGGACGATGCTCGAACTGCTCTACGCCTCCGGGCTGCGGGTTTCGGAGCTGACGAACCTGCCGCTGGCCGCGCCGGACTTCGACAATCACCTGGTCCGCGTCACCGGCAAAGGAGAGAAAACCCGCATGGTGCCGGTCGGGGAAGCCGCGCTCGAACTCCTGCAGCGCTATCTCGCCGAGGCACGCCCGGTATTGGCCGCGAAAAATCCGGCCTCCCCGTTCGTATTTCTCTCCCGCAACGGCAGGCAGCTCGACCGCGAGCGCGTCTGGGCCGTAGTCAAGGAGGCCGCCGCCCGGGCCGGAATCAAGAAAAACATCCATCCGCACACACTGCGGCATTCGTTTGCGAGCCATCTGCTGGCCAACGGCGCGGACCTCCGCGTCATTCAGGAGATGCTGGGACATGCCGATATCGCGACGACGGAGATTTACACCCATGTCGATGCCGCGCGCCTGCGGGAAACCCACAGGAAATTCCATCCGCGCGGCTGA
- a CDS encoding DJ-1 family glyoxalase III — MKKIAIILADGVEETEFIAVGDVLRRLGMEVTVAGLHRLEVKGAHDFGLKADRLLAECSPAGFDAVFLPGGMGGALAMYNSVAVVEFVREMERSGKIVSAICAAPIVLAKAGVLEGKKFTMYPGLGEYLPDGCVPGEGAAERDGRIVTGKGPGAVFAFAAALAGALGAETDELYRAMFVKL, encoded by the coding sequence GTGAAGAAGATTGCAATTATTCTTGCCGACGGTGTCGAAGAGACGGAATTCATTGCGGTCGGCGATGTCCTGCGCCGGCTCGGTATGGAGGTGACGGTTGCCGGTTTGCATCGCCTTGAGGTTAAGGGAGCTCACGATTTCGGGCTGAAGGCGGACCGGTTGCTGGCGGAGTGTTCCCCGGCCGGATTTGACGCCGTTTTCCTTCCCGGCGGCATGGGCGGAGCGCTTGCGATGTACAATTCCGTGGCCGTGGTGGAATTCGTGCGGGAGATGGAGCGCTCCGGCAAGATCGTCTCCGCCATCTGTGCCGCGCCGATTGTTCTTGCGAAAGCTGGAGTTCTTGAAGGAAAGAAGTTTACGATGTATCCGGGGCTCGGCGAATATCTGCCGGACGGCTGTGTCCCCGGCGAAGGTGCCGCCGAACGGGACGGCCGGATCGTGACCGGAAAGGGGCCCGGCGCGGTCTTCGCCTTCGCTGCGGCTCTGGCCGGAGCGCTCGGGGCGGAAACCGATGAGCTCTATCGGGCCATGTTCGTAAAATTATAA
- the tgt gene encoding tRNA guanosine(34) transglycosylase Tgt, whose amino-acid sequence MFEVLSRCGNARRGVLTTRRGTVQTPVFMPVGTRASVKAMSPAELEELGAEIILGNTYHLFLRPGMELMAKAGGLHRFSSWKRSILTDSGGFQVFSLATLRKMEPDGVRFASHIDGTRFFLGPRESMAIQRTLDSDIVMAFDECTPYPATFEQAEKSLAVTTRWERMSREQPLNDGQIRFGIVQGSVYPELRKRAAESLVEIGFDGYAIGGVSVGESEPEMMLAVDAAAPHLPDNAPRYLMGVGTPRQIVESVARGVDMFDCVMPTRLGRHGSAFVGGGGTIPVKAGRYADDFTPIDPECSCYACRNFTKAYIRHLFNVGEILGVRLVTLHNLHYFLNLMRRIRASIENGTFEELRKEFQ is encoded by the coding sequence ATGTTTGAAGTACTCTCCCGTTGCGGGAATGCCCGGCGAGGCGTCCTTACGACCCGCCGCGGAACCGTTCAGACGCCGGTGTTCATGCCGGTCGGCACCCGGGCCAGCGTGAAGGCGATGTCGCCTGCCGAGCTTGAGGAACTCGGCGCCGAGATCATCCTCGGCAACACCTACCACCTGTTTCTGCGTCCCGGCATGGAGCTTATGGCGAAAGCAGGCGGACTGCACAGATTCAGCAGTTGGAAGCGGTCGATTCTGACCGATTCGGGCGGCTTTCAGGTGTTCAGCCTCGCGACGCTGCGGAAGATGGAGCCGGACGGCGTCCGGTTCGCGTCGCACATCGACGGCACGCGTTTCTTCCTCGGGCCGCGCGAGTCGATGGCGATCCAGCGGACGCTCGATTCGGATATCGTCATGGCGTTCGACGAATGCACGCCGTATCCGGCCACCTTCGAGCAGGCCGAGAAGTCGCTGGCCGTCACGACGCGCTGGGAGCGCATGAGCCGCGAACAGCCGCTGAACGACGGGCAGATCCGGTTCGGGATCGTGCAGGGTTCGGTCTATCCTGAGCTGCGGAAGCGCGCGGCGGAGAGCCTGGTTGAAATCGGGTTCGACGGTTATGCGATCGGCGGCGTTTCGGTCGGCGAAAGCGAGCCGGAGATGATGCTGGCGGTCGATGCCGCCGCGCCGCACCTGCCGGATAACGCGCCGCGCTACCTGATGGGCGTCGGCACGCCGCGCCAGATTGTCGAGAGCGTCGCGCGGGGGGTGGACATGTTCGACTGCGTCATGCCGACCCGGCTCGGCCGGCACGGTTCCGCCTTCGTCGGAGGCGGCGGGACCATTCCGGTCAAAGCCGGGCGCTATGCGGACGATTTCACGCCGATTGACCCGGAGTGTTCCTGTTATGCCTGCCGGAACTTCACGAAGGCGTATATCCGGCATTTGTTCAACGTCGGCGAGATCCTCGGCGTGCGCCTGGTGACGCTGCACAATCTGCACTATTTCCTGAACCTGATGCGCCGGATTCGCGCCTCGATCGAAAACGGCACGTTCGAAGAGCTGCGGAAAGAGTTCCAGTGA